In Perca fluviatilis chromosome 14, GENO_Pfluv_1.0, whole genome shotgun sequence, a genomic segment contains:
- the LOC120572140 gene encoding zinc finger protein RFP-like — MASPGHMLPAKQFLCTICQQVFTDPVTTPCGHNFCLACIQNVWDGIEVCQCPTCNKTFTSLPEISINTAFKELADTFRNITVCSSASQLCATKPGEVACDVCAATSLQVKALKSCLVCLTSYCEAHLEPHQGVATLKIHKLIEPVNNLQERMCKKHERLLEMFCRDEQKCVCQFCTETEHKDHHAVTIEDESGERKVQMKKTEADFQQMIQERLEKVEEIKSCLKLSNTSAEEEMKESDRLFTSLIRFIEERQIEANAEIKEKQKAAERRAEELVDQLQQEITELQRRNAELEELSDSEDYLHVLKRSPSLMSPPPTKEWMEIGVHPELCVGTVRGALSKLDDTLKNELDGLKKEEMKKMQKYAVDVVLDPDTAHPNIVLSADGKQAGRGELLHIVPDNPQRFDPVICVLGKRGFLSGRFYFQVAVGSKTFWDLGVVKESVNRKGMITSKPENGFWTVRLRSGEEYRALDSPSVLLSLKEKPQIVGVFTDYEQGTVSFFDVEARSPIYTFTGCLFSGRIFPFFSPGVFDEGKNTAPLVIKAVNH; from the exons ATGGCTTCCCCAGGCCACATGTTACCTGCAAAACAGTTCCTGTGCACCATCTGTCAGCAAGTGTTCACTGACCCGGTCACCACTCCCTGTGGACACAACTTCTGCTTGGCCTGCATCCAGAATGTGTGGGACGGCATTGAGGTCTGCCAATGCCCCACCTGCAACAAAACATTCACCTCCCTGCCTGAAATAAGCATCAACACAGCCTTCAAAGAGCTGGCGGACACATTTCGAAATATTACAGTCTGTTCGTCGGCTTCACAGCTGTGCGCAACCAAACCAGGTGAGGTGGCGTGTGACGTCTGCGCTGCAACCTCCCTTCAGGTGAaggccctgaagtcctgcctggtgtgtctgaCCTCGTACTGTGAAGCCCACCTGGAGCCTCACCAGGGAGTCGCCACCTTGAAGATCCACAAGCTGATCGAGCCGGTGAACAACCTGCAGGAAAGGATGTGTAAAAAGCATGAGAGGCTGCTGGAAATGTTCTGCAGGGACGAACAGAAATGTGTGTGCCAGTTCTGCACCGAGACCGAGCACAAAGATCACCATGCTGTCACGATAGAGGATGAAAGCGGAGAGAGGAAG GTCCAAATGAAGAAGACTGAGGCAGATTTTCAGCAGATGATCCAGGAACGACTGGAGAAAGTGGAGGAGATCAAAAGCTGTCTGAAGCTCAGCAAC ACGAgtgcagaggaggagatgaaggagagCGACCGTCTCTTTACGTCTCTGATTCGCTTCATAGAGGAGAGACAAATCGAAGCCAACGCGGAGATCAAGGAGAAGCAGAAAGCAGCAGAGAGGAGGGCAGAGGAGCTCGTCGACCAGCTGCAGCAAGAAATCACTGAACTGCAGAGGAGAAACGCTGAGCTGGAGGAGCTGAGTGACTCTGAGGACTATCTGCACGTTTTAAAG AGGTCGCCCTCTCTCATGTCTCCTCCACCCACCAAAGAGTGGATGGAGATCGGCGTCCACCCTGAACTCTGTGTGGGGACGGTGAGGGGAGCGCTGTCTAAACTGGACGACACCCTAAAGAATGAACTGGACGGTCTGAAGAAGGAAG AGATGAAAAAGATGCAGAAATATGCAG TTGACGTGGTTTTAGACCCAGACACCGCCCATCCAAACATCGTCCTGTCAGCTGATGGAAAGCAGGCGGGCCGCGGCGAGCTGCTGCACATCGTTCCCGACAACCCCCAACGCTTTGACCCCGTCATCTGCGTTCTAGGCAAAAGAGGCTTCCTGTCCGGGAGGTTCTACTTCCAG GTTGCAGTGGGTTCAAAGACCTTCTGGGACCTGGGCGTGGTCAAAGAGTCTGTAAACAGGAAGGGGATGATCACCTCCAAGCCGGAGAACGGCTTTTGGACGGTGCGGCTGAGGAGTGGGGAAGAGTATCGCGCTTTGGACTCCCCCTCGGTCCTTTTGTCCCTCAAAGAGAAGCCGCAGATTGTCGGAGTGTTTACGGATTACGAGCAGGGGACCGTGTCGTTCTTTGACGTGGAGGCCAGGTCTCCTATCTACACCTTCACTGGGTGCTTGTTCTCAGGGAGGATCTTCCCCTTCTTCAGCCCGGGTGTTTTTGATGAAGGGAAGAATACGGCACCATTGGTTATCAAAGCTGTTAATcattag
- the vbp1 gene encoding prefoldin subunit 3, with protein MAATIDNSNAAQATKRKHLGIPEAVFVEDVDSFMKQPGNETADSALRKLDEQYQKYKYMELNLSQKKLRLKSQIPQITQTLEILRHMQKKKETTAPMETHFLLADNVYCKASVPPTDKVCLWLGANVMLEYDIDDAQALLEKNLSTASRNLETLEDDLDFLRDQFTTTEVNMARVYNWDVKRRSKENLLKSADKS; from the exons ATGGCGGCGACCATAGACAACAGCAATGCTGCTCAGGCGACAAAGAGAAAGCACCTCGGAATCCCCGAAGCCGTGTTTGTG GAGGATGTCGACTCTTTTATGAAGCAGCCGGGGAATGAGACGGCAGATTCAGCTCTGAGGAAGCTGGACGAACAGTaccagaaatataaatacatgGAGCTCAATCTGTCTCAGAAGAAGCTCAG GTTGAAAAGCCAGATCCCACAAATCACACAGACGCTAGAAATCCTGCGACACATGCAGAAGAAAAAG GAGACCACAGCGCCCATGGAGACACACTTCCTGTTGGCTGACAATGTTTACTGCAAGGCCTCAGTGCCGCCCACCGACAAAGTCTGCCTATGGCTAGGG GCTAACGTCATGTTAGAGTACGACATTGATGATGCCCAGGCTCTCCTAGAGAAGAACCTATCCACGGCATCTCGTAACCTAGAGACACTCGAGGATGATCTGGATTTCCTGCGCGACCAGTTCACTACCACCGAAGTCA ACATGGCACGAGTCTACAACTGGGACGTGAAGAGAAGGAGCAAAGAAAACCTCCTGAAATCAGCAGACAAGTCTTAA
- the rab39bb gene encoding RAB39B, member RAS oncogene family b, with protein MEAIWLYQFRLIVIGDSTVGKSCLIRRFTEGRFAQVSDPTVGVDFFSRLVEIEPGKRIKLQIWDTAGQERFRSITRAYYRNSVGGLLLFDITNRRSFQNVHDWLEEARSHVQPHSIVFLLVGHKCDLEAQRQVTRQEAEKLAGAYGMRYVETSARDAINVEHAFTELTRDIFALVRSGDITIQEGWEGVKSGFVPNVVHSSEEVTKSDRRCLC; from the exons ATGGAGGCGATATGGCTCTATCAGTTCCGGCTGATCGTCATCGGGGACTCCACGGTGGGCAAGTCGTGTCTGATCCGGCGGTTCACGGAGGGACGCTTCGCCCAGGTGTCGGACCCCACGGTCGGCGTGGACTTCTTCTCCCGGCTGGTGGAGATCGAGCCGGGCAAGCGGATCAAGCTGCAGATCTGGGACACCGCGGGCCAGGAGCGTTTCAG GTCCATCACTAGGGCTTACTACCGTAACTCTGTGGGAGGGCTCCTCCTGTTCGACATCACCAACCGCCGCTCGTTTCAGAATGTTCACGATTGGCTGGAGGAGGCTCGCAGCCACGTCCAGCCCCACAGCATCGTCTTCCTATTGGTGGGTCACAAATGTGACCTGGAGGCACAGCGCCAG GTGACCCGCCAGGAAGCAGAGAAGCTGGCAGGGGCGTACGGGATGCGATACGTCGAGACGTCGGCGCGCGACGCCATCAACGTGGAGCACGCCTTCACCGAGCTGACTAGAGACATCTTCGCCCTGGTGCGGTCTGGCGATATCACAATCCAGGAGGGCTGGGAGGGCGTGAAGAGCGGGTTTGTCCCCAATGTGGTTCACTCCTCGGAGGAAGTGACCAAGAGTGACCGCCGCTGTCTGTGTTGA